The following coding sequences are from one Polypterus senegalus isolate Bchr_013 unplaced genomic scaffold, ASM1683550v1 scaffold_5218, whole genome shotgun sequence window:
- the LOC120522638 gene encoding protein OS-9-like, translating to EAEGLKGEFDRKQASKTLNTPTDKVEGTSDEQHEEDVNRASASQAPRQPDDAVEQQQEEEEEGQIKIRITKFKPGSSSALKDVKVQEMSDADPRIQQIRDVVKGQLEKAGLKAEGKIEVKILSRGGADDDDVHWLTEEDTKSFRELLINLLVRGFP from the exons GAAGCTGAAGGACTGAAGGGAGAGTTTGATCGGAAGCAGGCCAGCAAGACCCTAAATACCCCGACAGACAAGGTGGAGGGCACCAGTGATGAACAGCATGAAGAAGACGTGAACAGGGCCAGTGCCAGTCAGGCACCTAGACAGCCTG ATGATGCTGTTGAGCAGCagcaggaggaagaggaggaaggccaaataaaaatcagaattacTAAATTTAAACCAGGCAGCAGCTCAGCTTTGAAAGATGTGAAGGTGCAGGAAATGAGCGATGCTGACCCCCGGATACAGCAAATACGAGATGTGGTGAAAGGGCAGCTAGAGAAAGCCGGCCTGAAGGCGGAAG GTAAAATCGAGGTGAAAATCCTGAGCCGAGGAGGGGCTGATGATGACGATGTGCACTGGCTGACCGAGGAAGACACAAAGTCCTTTCGGGAGCTGCTCATCAATCTGCTGGTGAGAGGCTTTCCT